In Struthio camelus isolate bStrCam1 chromosome 20, bStrCam1.hap1, whole genome shotgun sequence, the DNA window aaaaaaagaaaacaagagaaaagaaaaaacccaaaggaaACTAGCCAGCGGTTCGGGTCTGGAAACTGATTTGCTTCTTAAATGTTCAAAGTCCAACGAGGAACAGATGGCAGCAATGCTACAAGGAAAAAGTGCTCGCGAGCGCACCTTCCCGAGAGAGCAGCGAGTCGGCTGGCCGAGCGGCCCCGGTTCCGCGCCAGCCTCCTGCAGCACCACTAGCTgcacccgccgccggccgggaacTGCTGGGCATCGCTCGCGATGGACGCGCAGCTGGAGCTCAGCGTGCAatctagaaatagaaatagactgctccttcctctctccaCAAGTCGGTCTGTTCGGGGTACTCCAGCCCCGGATGTGCTGCGCTAGGCTGAACGACTAGGGCCGCTTTCTTCTTCAAAATGAGGGGTAGGAGAGCTAAAAAGCTACTTACAGACCAGGATCTGTGGAACCAATAATGACGTCGAGACAAGAAAGAGATACCCTAAGAGAGACAGTGATCAGAAACGCAAGCAGTGATGTGCCAAGCTGCTGGAAGAGAAGCCAAAGGCACGTCCAGGTTGGCCACAGCTGTGATAGAGCAAGTTATATGCCTCTACCAGCCTGGGGAAGATGAAGACCAACTTTCGGAACAGCTCAACTGCTTCCCCTCTTGCCTCACTGGAAAGAGATTCCTTCTTCTGTCCCGCAGGGGATTTTATGACGTGCTTAGCAGCAAGTGTCTCAGAGCAGCAGACTCCTGCCAGTTGGAGCTCACAAATTGCTCTGACAGTAACTACCATTGTTTTTCatgggaagaaaagcaaagcagcagaactgagctGGATTTGGCCTCTTTCCTGGGATATTTTTGCCCCTttcaaggccttttttttttttttttttttgctgttgccaCACTGACAGCATGCTGGACCTGATTTCCAGAAGGGCTTCGCTGGCCCCCGGGCAGTGGCAGGTGCTCTGTGCTTGCGAGCAGCCTGCCCCTCGGCTCCCGCTATGGCTATCTCCAGTCAGAGCGGCACACGCTACTGTTTGAGCATGCTGCTGCCCTCACACCGACCTAAACAGAGGGTCAGGTCAGTCCTAGCTTTCTGGCAGaggcccagggagagagaaaagccaaCCAGTTCTCCCCCTCCTGCAAACACGCAGCATCCCAAGAACAGCGCACGTCTCACCCAGACCAAGCAGGGAACTCACCAGCCTGCTAGCGAGTGCCAAACCTACCCAGACTGAATGAAGAAATCACCGTTAAATACACCAGCAAGCGTGAAAGAGCTTTTGTTTTAGACAGACTCAAAAGATCCAATAACGCTTCCCTACATTAAACCAAACCAAGGTGTTGTCATACCCCTTCTTGCCCTGATCCAAATTTAATTCCCtttggagagaaagggagaaggggtgaaaaaaaaaaatcatatcctaTATGTGGTCTGTCCAGCTACAAAAACAAACCTACTGACTTGAGTAGAGAAACCATGAAAACAGAGTAAGCAGCTGTATAGCTTTGCCACACTGCCTAGCACCCTCTGCATGCAGCCATCTCCATGCGAGCAGGGCAAGAAAGCAAGGCGCTTTCATTTCTGGTTTCTTATAATCTTCTGCCAAATTCCCTTTTCCAGTAGCTCATCTGCATGCATTCTGGTCACAAAGACCACaattaaccatttttttctttaaaaaaaaaaaaaaagcctttacagTAACTAGAATTTGAACAACAATGTGATCTGTTACAAGTCTTTCCTTACCGAATGGGACaagtgtgtgcatgcgtgtgtgcacacacgtgtgtgtgttaGAGGAGGGCACATTCCTCGCCATGCTTCGGAGCGTGCCACCATTCAAAGTGCATGGCTGCTGAGTGCTACCACAGTACAACAGCAAAGAGGAAAGGGTACTACACAGAAATAGCTTATAGGCTGAAAGTCTCTGTACAGGAAGAGCTGCAAGCACAGCCTGCTGACAGCCCATGGCTGGAGTCTGCATAGATCCTCATTTGCAGTTCAGCTGCCAGGAGAATCTAGAAGTGGGAGCTGAAAGACTGAAGTCTCTGCCACGCACtgcaaggaaaagagacagctaaAGTGTCAGACAACTGCAGAAATCAAACGAAAGAAGAGCAATCGAAAGATCAACCAGAAAACAGTTTGAAGCCTTATCAGAAAAGTTCACTTGCCACAGAGCAGGTAAGAACAGCTGCTGTGGTTAAACATGGCAGAAAACATCTATTCTACCTTTGAAGGCAAAGACGGAGACTTCATCTTGCCCTCGTCAGAGCTTCTCCCCAGCCCTGAAAGGAGCCAGCTCAGGCATAGATCCCTGCAGATAGGGCAGGCAAGGTCAACCAACACCAATTCCCTTACTGGCCCAGACCAAGAGAGACAAGTTAATCATCATCACAAGAGACCACTACAGTCAACTGCATCCTGCTCTGGCCCAGGAGAGGGTTATCAGATAACAAGATTCTTTTCATGGTCCAAGAAAGGCAGTTCCCTTCCTGAGCCAAAAAGAGAGGCTTTGTATTCCAAGCCTCACCGGTGACTATTTGCTGAGTCAGTCCAGGGAACATGGATTATGCTCCTGGCACAGCAAGTACAAGCCTCCTCCAGGTAAAATCTGGAACCTCTAAAGTGCTCATAGATGAACCCTGCCCTTCCATGCCCAGCAGTGGAAGGGAGTAATGCAGTTAGTGGTATAACAAGCACTAGCATTTAACCATTTATCAGCTCCCATATGGAGTGCAGTAGCTTTTGGAAATGCACTTTTGGGAGATATTTCCTATGAGAAGAGGATGTTTGGGGATTTGAGGGGTAGGAAGGTGAAGTGCACACCATAGCATACTTTGCTCAGTAAAACTgttgcctgggaaggtgatgttCCCTTGCAGAGTCAGTGGAATAAAGCATCCTGCAAGTAGCTATCATCATCATGTCACCAAAAAGGCAGCGCTCAGTTTGGTTAGAAtgattccctcctcccccagtgGTTTCAAGAGTTCACAGTGGTATAACCCAATGGTTTGGGGAGACAGAAGCTGAGAAGTCCCCTGTTGTGAATGAACGTGTGGCGTGAGGGACTGCAAAAGAGCAAAATCCTCTAGGAGTAAGGACAGCCCCAACAGACACCTTGAATCTCATCAGGAACACGGGGAGAGCAGGCACTGGAAGAACTGGGAAGTGGAGGAAGGTAATGTCAACACAAGGAAAGTGCATGATTTGGAGTGGTCTCGGAGTAGTTCTGCAGTGCAAACCtatggggaggggtgtggagaaatCCCTTCTGGAATGCTGCATGAAGAGAGGTAAAGATTGGCATCCATGTGGCAGCGGACTGGGTAGGGGGTCCGTTTCCAGCAGCTCTACCCTGTTCTTCACATTTAGTGGGTTTCAATCACCACTGGCTCGTAAACTCCAGAGGAGACCCTGAGGAGGTAGAAGGGAAGAAGACAAGAAAGCCAAATTGTTTTCCTCAGTCGCCTTATAGCAAACAAGTTCTTTTTCAGAGCTCTCCACTCAGAAACATCCCCCTCTAACCCCCCACAAAATCCTGAAAATAACCAGTCAGCCTGGCAAGAAGTCAATCCACATAACACAAAACAGACAGCTACGTGGCAAGTAACACTAGAGCATTTGAAAGAGCTGGGTGTAGCACATGAATCCTtctaaaggagagaggaaaggggctGAGGGGAAAAGAGCCAGTGCTCCTGGGCTCAGCTCCCAGCTTTGCCACTGAAATTGGGAAATCTTTGCATTTGCTTACCATGTTGCTTTCTTACCTCAAAAGGTGCTATAAAGCTTAACAAAGGCAACTAGCCAAGACACTGCACTAAAAGCTGTTGTGGCAAGACAAAGTTTTATTGGTCTGATCAAGTTTTGTCAGAAGTCTTTCAAAAGAGAACCAGCCCTTGATGGACACGGAGGGGGGAAGCGAGAAGGGACGATAAACCAGGCTGTTGCGTTTTTGTTGCAGTCCAGCAGGAGGCAAAGCGTCCCGCCTTCAGTTGGGCACAGGAGCAAACAGGGACAAACCTCTACCattttgtcctcctcctcctttcttctgttctcagATCTAACAGCTAAGATTGAATTATCCCTCTGGGCTTCTGAGAACTGCAGGCATACTCCAGTGCGGCTGTAGTCTGTCACCAGAGGGATCCAAGGATGTTGAAGTAGGAATAAAGGCACCATGACATTTAGAAATCTCTCCTATAGCAAAGGTAAAAGTTTCCTGGGTACAAAGAGCTAACCAATATTCTCTGCAGCCTCGTTGTCCGCCAACCTTTCAGGAAACCTACCTGTTTCCCAGCTGAATGCCGCTCAATGTAGTTGTTCCATCTCTGCTCACAAACAGTCTCAGGTTGCTGTCTGCAGATAGAAGAGAAAGGAATATCAAAATCTAGAACTACTGATGACCACCAGGCATGCCCTCCTGCCAGCTGCATTACACAATGTTCAGCAAGGGAGTAAGTCCACCTCTGCGAACGCATGGGCGCACTCAGTGGTGTTCCCACTGTAACGGTGCCCCTGGGAACTCCTCCTCTTGTTTTAAAAAGGATCCTCCTATATAAATCAACCACAACATTAAGCTTTGGAAGAGTAAACACAAGAGAAATGAATTCAATCATATTCCTACAGCTGCTTCTTTTAAGACAATTTCATTGATTTAACTTCTTGGTCAGTTTAAACACATCTAGACAGATGATGTGGGGCTGCATCTGCAGGGTCAGCACTGGAGAAGAAATCCAGCCTGTTCTGCTGATAAAAAGTGGCTAAATTCAGTCTAGTTTTAACCCACACTGAGTGGGGTGTAAACCCCTGTATTAGAAAGAGGGTTGTCATATGCAATGATTTAAGGTTACTAAGAGTGAATTATAGAAGCACTAACAGCAAGGGTTTAAAACCTATCTAAAACTAcaactagacaaaaaaaaaaaagattaattgatTTCTAGCCTAAACTGGAGGATTAAAACAAAAGACAGTCATATTATTACTTTTAATTCTCTCAGTAGATGCCGTGCCTGCAAGGGACAAAACCCCTTCTTATGCTCTTTCAGAAAAGCCTGATCACAAGCATGTTGCGAgccatcttccttcccttctttttgcCCAGACGTGTGCTGTTTCCCCTTCAGTTGGGCTCTCCTACTTTAAATACTTTTGGGCTGATACTGCCCAAAGGCCACCACAGCAGTGCAGAGAACTGATGCAACTCATTTCCACTGCCCTGAAGAATCATTATCCCCTTCCCCGCCATCCTGTATACTTAAGCCAGTGTTCCACCTCAGCTGCAGTTTGAAGAACAGCCGCAAGTGCTGTTTACAAATGGATATGCAGCTTTCAAATCCACAGTTTATTGACTGCAGAAGCATCTAGCAAGCACTGAAAGCCAGTTACTGTCAAAAGGGGAGGGAGCATCTGGCAGATCAGATCTGGATGTAAAAGCTTAGCAGTTTTACTCCTCCCCTTTGAGACTCATCCCCTCACCTTCAGTATTGCTGACATCTGTGAAGTCCTGACTCTGCATTATTTTCTCCACTATATCATCAGCATCGATCCTGGTGTCATCCACTCTGGTTGGGTGACTCTCCACTGAATCCTTTTTCCTCCTGGGGAGAGGAAGTAAAGGGAAAAGCTGAGCAAATTTTCAAGACAAACTCCAGGATGATCTCCCGCTTCCCTTGACAATAGCCTCCTTTCCAATAATTTCCTCAAATTTACTACTGCTTGAGGACAAGAGTCTTTGTACTTTCAATCTTGCCTTCCCAGAGAAGGGGCTTTGCTCTAGTTACGTACCGGGAGGGTCTATCCAGCAGAAGGGCTGGTCTGGGGGGCCGAGGTGGCTTCTCTAGTTTGTGATCCCGCTCTCCCTCGGGACACTCCACTGTCATACTGAGCCCTCCAGATGCACTGCTGCTGGTGGAGGTATTCCGGCGATGGGTCAAGTCAGACATACTGGAAGAACGGGAGTGCTCCGTGCTGTAACCTGCAGATACAGAACGATTACAAAACAGATCTGCTCCCCCTGCCAGCGGCACAGTTAACAGGCTGGCCAGCTTCAGACCAGCGCTGCTGCTCCCATAGTCTTGGGTTTATACATAGATCTAGGAACTCCTACGTAGTCACAAAACCAGAAACTCAGAAGTCAGATTACAGAGCCGAGTGAGAGACATGGCTGCAGATCACTCTCCGAAGAGATTGTTGCAGAAGAATAAAAAGGATGAGACCGATGATGATAAACCCTCACGGATCAATGATTACCAGAGATTTTGGACTGCTGGCTGGCGTAGCTAGAGTTTCGCGAGTGCCCCGAGTGGAAGACTTCCTCTGGACTGGACAGATTCTGATCTGGTTCTTCCGGGACACCTGCCAAGAAACAACAGGCCACTTCAGTTACACCGTAACCAAGTCAGGCACATCGCCCCCACCTCAGAACGGAGGCCTATCTTAGGACACTAGATTAAGAAAAGGGCAAGCCTGTTGACAGAGCTCTGCTGTACAGGCTAGCACAGAGCTTAGAAACAGCTGTGGTGAGTATGGAAGACAGCAACAAGCTTCTCTGTCAAGCTTAGCACTAATTCTAGCATCCATTTACAAGCCCTAGGAAGGATCTAGAAAGATAGGTATTACCTCAAGCTATCCGTAATTAAAAGCATTAAGCCAagaataagaaaacaaagaaaggcCCCTGGCAGTAAAGTATTACATCTTCCATTTGGGTGCTTCGCCTGTTGTTACATTTCCCCTTCTATCACTCGTGAGAGACCGCACGCCATTTAAATCGCATCCGAATTTGGTACAGAAACCTCAGCATTACCTCTGCTCCTTGCCATCGCCCTAGCCTGTGCTCTCTTTCAGAAAGTTTATCCAAGACTGCACAAGTGTAACGCGTTAGCTAGGTTTTTAAGACCACTTGCACACTGTGCTAAGTCACAGAGGTGAAGTGACTAGAGTGTTATTTTGGTGCAGTGTGTATCTATCTGCTTGCACGTCTGGActgtgctgggggaaaaaaagctatggGAAAATACAGTGCCCTTGAAAACAGGCTCATACAGAAGCCAAAGAACTCTGCATCAGCAGCTGGAACAAGGCCATTAGCTCTCAGACCAACCACTAAAACCTGCAGAGGAACTTTTCTAGAAGATAAGCCTGAGCAACAGAATAGCTGAGTGGAGAACAATATTAACTGTCACTAGATACAAAAGAAAGCAGGAATGAGTGCAATACATGAATTATTAAATCTTCAGCAGCAAGAATAAATTGCTTTTATCTCCAGTAACAGAAGTACTCATGCTGCAAAGATTCATGCTTCCTCTCCACAATTACATTTAATAgatggctttgtttttccttaattttgttaatgaTTAAaggggtgaggaggggagtgggaaaacatggaaaattaaAGAATTTCTGTGTTTGCAGCTGCTGCGGAAAAACAAACCAGAGTCCAGGCACAGCGAAGCATCGCGTGAACCTTCTGGATGGGCAATCATACCCGAGCTGAGAATGGTAGGTCTTGGCTTGGTCTGACGGAGAGAGCCAATAGTGGCTGAACTGCTGTTGCTGCTTGTGGTTCCCTCACCCTTACAGGTCAGCTGCAGGGTGGAGTCCTGTCCGGGTATGGTGATGGATTTAGCAGTGGAAGGAGGCCTGTAATCAAAAGTGGAGAACATCACAGACTGCTAGGCAGGAAGTGGGAATCACCCAACCACAGTGGCCCTTCCCATCGGGGGATATAAAGAGGGTCTCCCTGCAATCCCGCCGGCACCCTGCCCTCCGTGAGGCAGGAGGGAAGCTGGCAGGGTCCTGCAACTAGCAACAGGGCAAGACGTTTGCTGTTGCTTTCCTACGTGCAAGGTTTGGATCTTTCCTACCTCATTCCTATCTCTGGACAACAGAGTTAGCATTTTATGAACTTTGATTAAGAGGAAAAGCAAGTCTCCCAAGATAAATGAAGGCAAAAAGGGACCTCCAATCATTTATACAAGACCACAGGCTCTCAGCCTCTTACACTGCAGAATCCTCAAGAAAAATCCAGAGCTGCCCTTCCCCAGCGCATGTTCCAGTGGCCACACAAAGAGGAACCAATTTGCTTTTGTCTAGCTCTAAAGTCCCAGCGCCCTTTCATTACACCTTTCTGACTTAGatcaaaaaaaagccttttatccCAGCAAGCCCAACATACCCATAAGAGTACTTTTACAATGATCAAATAACCTTTCCATTTTTCAGTTGAAGATTAAACCCCCTTTCAGTGAGACTAAAGTATTTTTCCAgctgtcaaaattatttttttcctggttatTCTGCGTGCTCTCAACATCCCTTTGTAAATGCTGACTCCAGGACAGAACTACAAGTGCCTGcaactccctcccttcctccagaAGGGTTTTTGGGTAGAAGCCATGGCTTGTGCAGCGTGGCAAAGTTAATATTCCTGTTGGAACCCTAACTTTCCTGCAGCCTGCAGTCCAAACTGTAACTAAGTGATTGTACTATGCTTTCTAAGTGAGGAGTGAGAAAGCAAAACTTTTATTTGTCTCACTTGGAGCTCTGAGGTGAATGAAGGAAGATGCTACGTTAGAGGATCTTTCAGCATTTTGGGAGAAAGAATACAGTACTAAAAACATTTCATACGGGCAGCAAAACTGCTGTAAAGGCTTCAGGAAGCCCACAGCATGCCTTCCCCAGGGAAAAAAGCTCCCTAATCATGTTATCAGTGATTTACACGCACCCGGGTACTTTAGGGGCTTTGCTTCACAGGTTAATAAGGCACTTACAGTCTTGAGCaaactgctccagcagcagctgccagagaaGCCTGTGTGTGTCAGGTCAGGCAGACAGGCTGCTCTCCCCTCCTATACGATACCCATGAGGAGAAGGGGTATTAGAGCGCTGCAGAAAGTAAGTGCTCAGGGAGCACAATCCAGACTGATTTTCTGGCACAGTTTAATTCCTGCCTAATGCTCTAATGCGTGTCATTTCTCAGAAGCTCTACTGATCAAGGGCTACTCCACGTGCAAAGCTTCAACATTTAGGCGCTTGCACACCATCAACGTATAAAGAAAAAACGGGGATGATTACAAGAAAATAATGAGGTTTGACTTTCAGATTGACCCTACTTATATTAAATTGATGTTTATAGTCAATGCCATATAATTTTCAGGCATTTCAAACGTGGAGCTTTCTTTCACAGTGAAAGTGCAAcaggtatttattatttattgtcaGACATCCTAGTAACCTAGATTTAAAACATCTGTTACTGTTACCAACTTACGGTTTAAGATATTCAAACCTTTCTTATTAAACTTCCTTCTGAAGCAGAAATTTTTCAGAATTAGATGACACTGCCTTTAGGCTTTGAAAGTCTCAAAGTGCTGCAGCACTATGGAAAGTCATTCACAAAATACATTGAATAAGAATTAAATAGCATTTTGTAACAAGAATGCAAGTTAATTTATGCACTTTGAACTAGCTCCTAAAATCAGACCTTTTAGTACAGAACATCGCCGCTACAAGAGATGACCTCAAGTTAAAGTTTTCCTCCTTTACACCGCTGGGAatcaatgcaaaatatttatatttgtacatGACAATCCTGCTGTATATAGTCACACAGTTTATAGCACACTATGGCAGACTGGCTTGCATTGCAAAATCTGGCTATTTCATACTGCAGTAGAGAGGTACGTTTTGTGAGTATATTTGTTAGCTGATTCCCTAACAATTCCTAAACCCCTTCACAGCTTAACTGCATTCATTCTTTTTTATAGTgatgctttaaaataaagttacatgATTGCAGTTTCGCTACTGATTAATATAAATTATGAGCCTAGGACCctacagaaaaggagaattaaaACATTTTGGTGTTGCAGTATTTTTTCTGCCGTTTTGATTCAGCATCTTTATCTTGTATGATATTATTACACAAATGCTGAAATGTATCTGCTTCTAAAACTTTTTCTTACCTGACctttcccttctccaaggtcacTGAAGTTTTGTCATCAACCAGTTTGAGAACTATGAGAGTTTCTGCCACTCGTTTAAAACACTGGGGTTTGTTATCAATGTCCATTAGTTTCCAAACCCTGACCCAAGCATGACTGTTTCTTTCCCAGTCCTTTGGTAGAATCCAAGGGATTGGGAAATCAGATTTAAGGTCAAAAAGGAggtaggaaaaatactttttcttcaccTCATATAGCAGTAGTTAAAACTGATACGCAATTTAGTAGATCCTTGCAGGTCACCCCTCACATCTACCACCTGTAGATGTTATCACCGATTCTGACATTCGGGGTCAggactcccctcccccccccccccccccccccagccccaatccAACCCTGTAGCAGGTATTTCCTTTTTATAGCTAGGTAAACCAGAGCAGAGAACACGAACAAACCAATTGCACAGTCTGGCTACGCTATTCTGGCTGATTCAACAATCTAACCAGTTTCAAGCCTTCCCCGGTACTTCCGAATCCCAGGGACATCTTTTCCCACTTCCCAGCAATTAGTCTCCAACAAAGAACTGCAAGGAACCAGGTTTCCCTGTCTCCCCAGAACGGGATGAGCATCCGGAAACTCACGTTTTGAAGCAGGGGTCCCCCGAGAGCAGGGACATCCCGATCGTGACCTAGAGAGAGGGGACAAGGCAGGTCATTAGCCACGCTGCAGTGGGCTCGTCACTTCACCATGGCCAGGAGATCAAGGTCTAGGTGGAGAGGTTAGGAATACCTAGTTCCCCTCCAAAGGGAATACGCTTTGGGGGTTTAGCAAGAtatttcccctccctgccccaagcACTGGCATCACTAACGTTGCAGCAGCTCAGTGGGACACCGCCCTGGCAACCCTAACAATGCACTtgagatctttttttctgtttgcgcTTTCTTTGACGAAAGAGCGTTATTGAGGGTCCTCACTCGGCATGTGCCAAGATATCAGAGCAACTCTGATAATGGGAAACTTCCCAAATTAGACTAGCAGCATACAAGCAAACTCTTTGGTGACTAAGTTGTCCCATCTTTGTACACAACAGGATTTTCTTTCAGGCCCAGCAATGTATTCTGGCAACAATCTTTCCAAGTTCAACAGCA includes these proteins:
- the EEIG1 gene encoding early estrogen-induced gene 1 protein isoform X2 codes for the protein MAFLMKKKKFKFQTSFTLEELTAVPFVNGVLFCKIRLLDGGDFASLSSREEVQENCVRWKKKFTFVCKISANPATGLLDPCICRVSVRKELKGGKTYSKLGFADLNLAEFAGSGSTVRCCLLEGYDTKNTRQDNSILKVTIGMSLLSGDPCFKTPPSTAKSITIPGQDSTLQLTCKGEGTTSSNSSSATIGSLRQTKPRPTILSSGVPEEPDQNLSSPEEVFHSGHSRNSSYASQQSKISGYSTEHSRSSSMSDLTHRRNTSTSSSASGGLSMTVECPEGERDHKLEKPPRPPRPALLLDRPSRRKKDSVESHPTRVDDTRIDADDIVEKIMQSQDFTDVSNTEDSNLRLFVSRDGTTTLSGIQLGNRRDF
- the EEIG1 gene encoding early estrogen-induced gene 1 protein isoform X1; translated protein: MAFLMKKKKFKFQTSFTLEELTAVPFVNGVLFCKIRLLDGGDFASLSSREEVQENCVRWKKKFTFVCKISANPATGLLDPCICRVSVRKELKGGKTYSKLGFADLNLAEFAGSGSTVRCCLLEGYDTKNTRQDNSILKVTIGMSLLSGDPCFKTPPSTAKSITIPGQDSTLQLTCKGEGTTSSNSSSATIGSLRQTKPRPTILSSGVPEEPDQNLSSPEEVFHSGHSRNSSYASQQSKISGYSTEHSRSSSMSDLTHRRNTSTSSSASGGLSMTVECPEGERDHKLEKPPRPPRPALLLDRPSRRKKDSVESHPTRVDDTRIDADDIVEKIMQSQDFTDVSNTEDSNLRLFVSRDGTTTLSGIQLGNRVSSGVYEPVVIETH